A stretch of the Pelmatolapia mariae isolate MD_Pm_ZW linkage group LG23, Pm_UMD_F_2, whole genome shotgun sequence genome encodes the following:
- the suco gene encoding SUN domain-containing ossification factor isoform X2 has product MKRLRVLLVCLIVALLCWYPSQHVYCSEQSLSGSGQSRQEKDPDGLEQEQDSTQNKVVEEWKTHTSYDMGLETERAAREKLQKQSIHHEETVKPQEAGEEETKLDPESDTVPVAPEPEPTPDPQADLGLQIHTQDHDHDAPVLATPEPVPAQGQVTTDTPAEISSEPIPSLDSNPDTSPDEAENKPTSQSAGLTHTGAVRVASAGDEFPVDSFVFAEHSDSQCGVIPPELATCESSPFGSPLLSMDEAVTEDQQTDQRHSSVPETEIQSTSGLVDQEQEQRGVLEDGLSVLDQVGNTSHHQHKEQQTGETNNARETDPSVPSKEDIPTFDEWKKQVMEVEKEKSQSLHTSTSSSPHPTKKVQKNFKNNYASVECGAKILSANSEAKSTSAILMENMDLYMLNPCSNKIWFVIELCEPIQVKQLDIANFELFSSTPKDFLVSISDRYPTNKWVKLGTFHARDERIVQSFPLDEQLYAKYVKVELLSHFGSEHFCPLSLIRVFGTSMVEEYEEIADSQYPSERLEYLDEDYDYPPGYQPIEDKASKNLLGSATNAILNMVNNIAANVLGGKPELESGAETGGNATTEGGEKESAESAKPTEALHTVLQPSKPEQPTTEEVSVSSDSSTSSHSSSDPHKDVDKIVTLVEEEEEDEEIRLSTVTLLEEEGEDDEEGEKSEEEMRKEADRNQWESQAYCPFTSFSSLSLSCMVTLPELLHRWCSARLAKERLRSLKKRQLSTQTQTHRTVSTPVLTHTPPLIPIPAPTPIQEPLPLTEKAPELEVPEKGQNECKALSEAYTTDTPLSTDTPDSYTPELNILLEPSRTSTIPPQSFSDSHSSLTQPTPTPEENLLPLVKDATLDPVPTPPLQAVSIPKTQHASSVTPTLSASTPPLSPSSETASPVVVVPPVKDQPVQPLPTASRPEDFISPPTELPAALPSSDIHTDSVKSGVDSGDSQRQNVQASQTQGEQADSLPQTGEPHRVEETVEEELLSASGNGNAQRTATDFYAELQNGGDYNGGAVNGNSVLVNGGAVHGSSQKESVFMRLNNRIKALEMNMSLSSRYLEELSQRYRKQMEEMQKAFNKTIIKLQNTSRIAEEQDQKQTESIQVLQSQLENVTKLMLNLTATVSELQREVSDRQSYLVVSLVLCLFLGILLCLQCCRSSTPSPSTNSTALPKSNHYPSPKRCFSSYDDMSLKRRVTCPLVRSKSFHLSSTEALRSDTTVTLQTSSSIFVLNLVLTTSYYYNMDLCLFIFKTTCKVASCLLHKKRCKAKSLDKVETLKAFDPSALLTNGDPKFNGFHPCLPAPPSSTPSTRPLSLPPPPPPPPLPPPPSTPQEGPLLSRRASKEFPSETSSCSSSTHSEESYASRLPPPSPVFPADGVCNGHGLSFPLSQPVAKSRQEKRSTKRRKSRQTELQFPHMPVGGVGSLPSLQQLMKGNKEMSVGTIGVTAVTGHV; this is encoded by the exons GTACCCTAGTCAACATGTCTATTGTTCAGAGCAGAGCTTGTCCGGCTCAGGTCAGTCTCGACAGGAGAAAGATCCCGATGGCCTCGAGCAGGAGCAGGACTCCACGCAAAACAAG GTGGTGGAAGAATGGAAGACACACACATCATACGATATGGGGCTAGAGACCGAGAGAGCAGCACGAGAGAAACTACAAAAACAGAGCATACACCATGAAGAG ACTGTGAAGCCACAAGAAGCTGGAGAGGAAGAGACAAAGCTAGATCCAGAGTCAGATACTGTACCTGTTGCCCCTGAGCCAGAACCTACCCCAGATCCCCAGGCTGACTTGGGCCTGCAGATTCACACACAGGACCACGACCATGATGCCCCAGTGCTCGCCACTCCAGAACCAGTTCCAGCACAGGGCCAAGTGACCACAGATACCCCAGCAGAGATTTCAAGTGAACCAATTCCCAGTCTAGACTCAAACCCAGACACATCCCCCGATGAAGCTGAAAACAAACCTACCTCACAGAGTGCTGGGCTGACCCACACAGG TGCAGTGCGGGTTGCCAGTGCAGGAGATGAATTCCCAGTAGACAGCTTTGTCTTTGCTGAGCACTCTGATTCACAGTGCGGGGTCATTCCCCCCGAACTGGCAACCTGTGAAAGCTCCCCTTTTGGCAGCCCTCTCCTCAG CATGGATGAGGCTGTCACAGAGGACCAGCAGACAGATCAGAGGCACAGCTCTGTTCCTGAAACAGAAATTCAGTCCACCTCAGGCCTAGTGGACCAGGAACAAGAGCAGCGTGGGGTGCTGGAAGATGGGCTGTCTGTTTTGGACCAAGTGGGCAACACCTCACACCACCAACACAAAGAACAGCAG ACAGGGGAAACAAACAATGCCAGGGAGACTGATCCCTCTGTGCCCAGCAAAGAGGACATCCCTACCTTTGATGAATGGAAGAAGCAAGTCATGGAGGTGGAAAAGGAGAAAA GTCAGTCTCTCCAtacctcaaccagcagcagccCCCATCCAACAAAGAAGGTCCAGAAAAACTTCAAGAATAACTACGCTTCTGTAGAGTGTGGAGCCAAGATACTCTCTGCCAACAGTGAGGCCAAG agcACGTCTGCTATTCTCATGGAGAATATGGACTTATACATGCTAAATCCATGCAGCAACAAAATTTG GTTTGTGATAGAACTCTGTGAGCCTATTCAAGTAAAGCAGCTGGACATTGCAAACTTTGAGCTTTTCTCATCTACACCCAAAGACTTTCTAGTTTCCATCAGTGACAG ATATCCTACCAACAAGTGGGTAAAGCTGGGAACTTTCCATGCTCGTGATGAACGGATAGTCCAGAGCTTCCCACTAGATGAACAGCTTTATGCTAAATATGTGAAG GTTGAACTTCTCTCTCACTTTGGATCTGAACACTTCTGTCCCCTCAGTCTTATCAG GGTGTTTGGTACCAGCATGGTGGAGGAGTATGAGGAGATAGCAGATTCTCAGTACCCCTCAGAGAGACTTGAGTATTTGGATGAGGACTATG ACTATCCTCCTGGCTACCAACCAATAGAAGACAAGGCCTCCAAAAACCTGCTTGGTTCAGCAACCA atGCCATCCTAAACATGGTAAACAACATTGCTGCTAATGTGCTGGGAGGAAAGCCAGAGCTGGAGAGTGGAGCAGAAACAGGAG GTAACGCAACAACAGAGGGGGGTGAAAAGGAGAGCGCAGAGTCAGCTAAACCAACTGAGGCCCTACACACAGT acTGCAACCTTCAAAGCCAGAACAACCTACAACAGAAGAGGTCTCTGTCTCTAGTGACTCCTCCACATCTTCCCACTCATCATCTGATCCACATAAGGATGTGGATAAGATTGTCACTCTagtagaggaggaggaagaggatgaggagATCAGACTGTCAACTGTTACTCTAttggaggaggagggagaggatgATGAAGAAGGGGAAAAGAGCGAGGAGGAGATGAGGAAGGAGGCAGACAGGAACCAGTGGGAGAGCCAGGCTTACTGTCCTttcacctccttctcctccctctctctgtcttgcATGGTCACCCTGCCTGAGCTGCTCCATCGCTGGTGCTCTGCCAGGCTGGCCAAGGAGAGACTGCGCAGCCTTAAGAAGAGGCAGCTTAGCACtcaaacacagactcacagaacTGTGAGCACAcctgtcctcacacacacacctccactgATTCCTATTCCTGCCCCCACACCTATCCAAGAACCCCTCCCTCTCACAGAAAAAGCTCCAGAACTCGAGGTGCCTGAGAAGGGGCAAAATGAGTGCAAAGCTCTCAGTGAGGCGTACACCACTGACACACCTCTCAGCACTGACACACCTGATTCATACACTCCCGAGCTCAACATCCTCCTAGAGCCCAGTAGAACCTCCACCATCCCCCCTCAGAGTTTCTCAGACAGCCACAGCTCCCTAACGCAGCCTACCCCAACCCCTGAGGAGAACTTGTTACCTTTAGTTAAAGACGCAACCCTAGATCCTGTCCCCACTCCTCCCCTCCAAGCTGTCTCTATCCCAAAGACGCAGCACGCCAGCAGCGTCACCCCCACGCTTTCTGCCAGCACTCCCCCGTTATCTCCATCTTCTGAGACGGCTTCTCCTGTCGTCGTGGTTCCTCCTGTCAAAGATCAGCCTGTTCAGCCTCTTCCCACTGCTTCAAGACCTGAGGATTTTATCTCCCCTCCCACTGAGCTGCCAGCAGCTTTGCCTTCAAGTGACATTCACACAGACTCAGTTAAGTCAGGCGTAGACAGTGGGGACTCGCAGAGACAAAATGTTCAGGCTTCCCAGACCCAGGGGGAGCAGGCTGATTCACTTCCTCAGACAGGAGAGCCTCATCGGGTGGAAGAGACTGTAGAAGAGGAACTGCTGAGTGCTAGTGGGAATGGCAACGCTCAGCGGACGGCTACAGACTTCTATGCAGAGCTGCAGAACGGTGGAGATTATAATGGTGGAGCAGTGAATGGGAACAGCGTGTTAGTTAACGGAGGCGCAGTCCACGGATCCAGCCAGAAAGAGAGTGTGTTCATGAGGCTGAACAACAGGATCAAAGCTCTGGAGATGAACATGAGTCTGTCCAGCAGATACTTGGAGGAACTCAGCCAGAG ATATCGTAAACAGATGGAAGAGATGCAGAAAGCGTTCAATAAGACCATCATCAAGCTGCAAAACACCTCCCGTATTGCTGAGGAACAG GACCAGAAGCAGACAGAGTCCATCCAAGTCCTACAGAGCCAGTTGGAAAACGTCACTAAACTGATGCTCAATCTCACAGCTACAGTCAGCGAGCTGCAGAGAGAG GTATCGGACCGTCAGAGCTACCTGGTGGTCTCTCTGGTTCTGTGTCTATTTCTGGGGATCCTGCTGTGTCTGCAGTGCTGCCGCAGCTCGACCCCCAGCCCCAGCACCAACTCTACTGCTCTTCCCAAGAGCAACCACTACCCCAGCCCCAAGAG ATGCTTCTCCTCTTACGATGACATGAGCCTGAAGCGCAGGGTGACCTGCCCGCTTGTTCGCTCCAAGTCGTTTCACCTGTCCTCTACAGAAG CATTGAGATCTGACACTACAGTCACGCTGCAAACATCAT CCTCGATTTTTGTGCTAAATCTTGTTTTAACAACAAGCTATTACTACAATATGGATTTATGCCTTTTCATCTTTAAAACTACTTGCAAGGTCGCTTCATGCTTATTACAT AAAAAACGCTGCAAGGCAAAGTCTTTGGACAAAGTTGAGACTCTGAAGGCATTCGATCCTTCTGCTCTCCTCACTAACGGGGATCCCAAGTTTAACGGCTTCCACCCGTGTCTCCCTGCGCCACCATCCTCAACACCCTCAACACGCCCCctatctcttcctcctcctccacctcctcctcccttgCCTCCTCCCCCTTCAACACCCCAGGAGGGCCCATTATTGTCCCGTCGCGCCTCTAAGGAGTTCCCCTCAGAGACTAGCAGCTGCAGCTCGTCCACCCATTCTGAGGAGTCGTACGCTAGCCGgctcccccctccctctcccgtCTTCCCCGCTGATGGCGTGTGCAACGGCCACGGCCTTTCTTTCCCCCTCAGCCAGCCGGT
- the suco gene encoding SUN domain-containing ossification factor isoform X8, which yields MKRLRVLLVCLIVALLCWYPSQHVYCSEQSLSGSGQSRQEKDPDGLEQEQDSTQNKVVEEWKTHTSYDMGLETERAAREKLQKQSIHHEETVKPQEAGEEETKLDPESDTVPVAPEPEPTPDPQADLGLQIHTQDHDHDAPVLATPEPVPAQGQVTTDTPAEISSEPIPSLDSNPDTSPDEAENKPTSQSAGLTHTGAVRVASAGDEFPVDSFVFAEHSDSQCGVIPPELATCESSPFGSPLLSMDEAVTEDQQTDQRHSSVPETEIQSTSGLVDQEQEQRGVLEDGLSVLDQVGNTSHHQHKEQQTGETNNARETDPSVPSKEDIPTFDEWKKQVMEVEKEKSQSLHTSTSSSPHPTKKVQKNFKNNYASVECGAKILSANSEAKSTSAILMENMDLYMLNPCSNKIWFVIELCEPIQVKQLDIANFELFSSTPKDFLVSISDRYPTNKWVKLGTFHARDERIVQSFPLDEQLYAKYVKVELLSHFGSEHFCPLSLIRVFGTSMVEEYEEIADSQYPSERLEYLDEDYDYPPGYQPIEDKASKNLLGSATNAILNMVNNIAANVLGGKPELESGAETGGNATTEGGEKESAESAKPTEALHTVLQPSKPEQPTTEEVSVSSDSSTSSHSSSDPHKDVDKIVTLVEEEEEDEEIRLSTVTLLEEEGEDDEEGEKSEEEMRKEADRNQWESQAYCPFTSFSSLSLSCMVTLPELLHRWCSARLAKERLRSLKKRQLSTQTQTHRTVSTPVLTHTPPLIPIPAPTPIQEPLPLTEKAPELEVPEKGQNECKALSEAYTTDTPLSTDTPDSYTPELNILLEPSRTSTIPPQSFSDSHSSLTQPTPTPEENLLPLVKDATLDPVPTPPLQAVSIPKTQHASSVTPTLSASTPPLSPSSETASPVVVVPPVKDQPVQPLPTASRPEDFISPPTELPAALPSSDIHTDSVKSGVDSGDSQRQNVQASQTQGEQADSLPQTGEPHRVEETVEEELLSASGNGNAQRTATDFYAELQNGGDYNGGAVNGNSVLVNGGAVHGSSQKESVFMRLNNRIKALEMNMSLSSRYLEELSQRYRKQMEEMQKAFNKTIIKLQNTSRIAEEQDQKQTESIQVLQSQLENVTKLMLNLTATVSELQREVSDRQSYLVVSLVLCLFLGILLCLQCCRSSTPSPSTNSTALPKSNHYPSPKRCFSSYDDMSLKRRVTCPLVRSKSFHLSSTEVGPDDLYIVEPLRFSPEKKKKRCKAKSLDKVETLKAFDPSALLTNGDPKFNGFHPCLPAPPSSTPSTRPLSLPPPPPPPPLPPPPSTPQEGPLLSRRASKEFPSETSSCSSSTHSEESYASRLPPPSPVFPADGVCNGHGLSFPLSQPVAKSRQEKRSTKRRKSRQTELQFPHMPVGGVGSLPSLQQLMKGNKEMSVGTIGVTAVTGHV from the exons GTACCCTAGTCAACATGTCTATTGTTCAGAGCAGAGCTTGTCCGGCTCAGGTCAGTCTCGACAGGAGAAAGATCCCGATGGCCTCGAGCAGGAGCAGGACTCCACGCAAAACAAG GTGGTGGAAGAATGGAAGACACACACATCATACGATATGGGGCTAGAGACCGAGAGAGCAGCACGAGAGAAACTACAAAAACAGAGCATACACCATGAAGAG ACTGTGAAGCCACAAGAAGCTGGAGAGGAAGAGACAAAGCTAGATCCAGAGTCAGATACTGTACCTGTTGCCCCTGAGCCAGAACCTACCCCAGATCCCCAGGCTGACTTGGGCCTGCAGATTCACACACAGGACCACGACCATGATGCCCCAGTGCTCGCCACTCCAGAACCAGTTCCAGCACAGGGCCAAGTGACCACAGATACCCCAGCAGAGATTTCAAGTGAACCAATTCCCAGTCTAGACTCAAACCCAGACACATCCCCCGATGAAGCTGAAAACAAACCTACCTCACAGAGTGCTGGGCTGACCCACACAGG TGCAGTGCGGGTTGCCAGTGCAGGAGATGAATTCCCAGTAGACAGCTTTGTCTTTGCTGAGCACTCTGATTCACAGTGCGGGGTCATTCCCCCCGAACTGGCAACCTGTGAAAGCTCCCCTTTTGGCAGCCCTCTCCTCAG CATGGATGAGGCTGTCACAGAGGACCAGCAGACAGATCAGAGGCACAGCTCTGTTCCTGAAACAGAAATTCAGTCCACCTCAGGCCTAGTGGACCAGGAACAAGAGCAGCGTGGGGTGCTGGAAGATGGGCTGTCTGTTTTGGACCAAGTGGGCAACACCTCACACCACCAACACAAAGAACAGCAG ACAGGGGAAACAAACAATGCCAGGGAGACTGATCCCTCTGTGCCCAGCAAAGAGGACATCCCTACCTTTGATGAATGGAAGAAGCAAGTCATGGAGGTGGAAAAGGAGAAAA GTCAGTCTCTCCAtacctcaaccagcagcagccCCCATCCAACAAAGAAGGTCCAGAAAAACTTCAAGAATAACTACGCTTCTGTAGAGTGTGGAGCCAAGATACTCTCTGCCAACAGTGAGGCCAAG agcACGTCTGCTATTCTCATGGAGAATATGGACTTATACATGCTAAATCCATGCAGCAACAAAATTTG GTTTGTGATAGAACTCTGTGAGCCTATTCAAGTAAAGCAGCTGGACATTGCAAACTTTGAGCTTTTCTCATCTACACCCAAAGACTTTCTAGTTTCCATCAGTGACAG ATATCCTACCAACAAGTGGGTAAAGCTGGGAACTTTCCATGCTCGTGATGAACGGATAGTCCAGAGCTTCCCACTAGATGAACAGCTTTATGCTAAATATGTGAAG GTTGAACTTCTCTCTCACTTTGGATCTGAACACTTCTGTCCCCTCAGTCTTATCAG GGTGTTTGGTACCAGCATGGTGGAGGAGTATGAGGAGATAGCAGATTCTCAGTACCCCTCAGAGAGACTTGAGTATTTGGATGAGGACTATG ACTATCCTCCTGGCTACCAACCAATAGAAGACAAGGCCTCCAAAAACCTGCTTGGTTCAGCAACCA atGCCATCCTAAACATGGTAAACAACATTGCTGCTAATGTGCTGGGAGGAAAGCCAGAGCTGGAGAGTGGAGCAGAAACAGGAG GTAACGCAACAACAGAGGGGGGTGAAAAGGAGAGCGCAGAGTCAGCTAAACCAACTGAGGCCCTACACACAGT acTGCAACCTTCAAAGCCAGAACAACCTACAACAGAAGAGGTCTCTGTCTCTAGTGACTCCTCCACATCTTCCCACTCATCATCTGATCCACATAAGGATGTGGATAAGATTGTCACTCTagtagaggaggaggaagaggatgaggagATCAGACTGTCAACTGTTACTCTAttggaggaggagggagaggatgATGAAGAAGGGGAAAAGAGCGAGGAGGAGATGAGGAAGGAGGCAGACAGGAACCAGTGGGAGAGCCAGGCTTACTGTCCTttcacctccttctcctccctctctctgtcttgcATGGTCACCCTGCCTGAGCTGCTCCATCGCTGGTGCTCTGCCAGGCTGGCCAAGGAGAGACTGCGCAGCCTTAAGAAGAGGCAGCTTAGCACtcaaacacagactcacagaacTGTGAGCACAcctgtcctcacacacacacctccactgATTCCTATTCCTGCCCCCACACCTATCCAAGAACCCCTCCCTCTCACAGAAAAAGCTCCAGAACTCGAGGTGCCTGAGAAGGGGCAAAATGAGTGCAAAGCTCTCAGTGAGGCGTACACCACTGACACACCTCTCAGCACTGACACACCTGATTCATACACTCCCGAGCTCAACATCCTCCTAGAGCCCAGTAGAACCTCCACCATCCCCCCTCAGAGTTTCTCAGACAGCCACAGCTCCCTAACGCAGCCTACCCCAACCCCTGAGGAGAACTTGTTACCTTTAGTTAAAGACGCAACCCTAGATCCTGTCCCCACTCCTCCCCTCCAAGCTGTCTCTATCCCAAAGACGCAGCACGCCAGCAGCGTCACCCCCACGCTTTCTGCCAGCACTCCCCCGTTATCTCCATCTTCTGAGACGGCTTCTCCTGTCGTCGTGGTTCCTCCTGTCAAAGATCAGCCTGTTCAGCCTCTTCCCACTGCTTCAAGACCTGAGGATTTTATCTCCCCTCCCACTGAGCTGCCAGCAGCTTTGCCTTCAAGTGACATTCACACAGACTCAGTTAAGTCAGGCGTAGACAGTGGGGACTCGCAGAGACAAAATGTTCAGGCTTCCCAGACCCAGGGGGAGCAGGCTGATTCACTTCCTCAGACAGGAGAGCCTCATCGGGTGGAAGAGACTGTAGAAGAGGAACTGCTGAGTGCTAGTGGGAATGGCAACGCTCAGCGGACGGCTACAGACTTCTATGCAGAGCTGCAGAACGGTGGAGATTATAATGGTGGAGCAGTGAATGGGAACAGCGTGTTAGTTAACGGAGGCGCAGTCCACGGATCCAGCCAGAAAGAGAGTGTGTTCATGAGGCTGAACAACAGGATCAAAGCTCTGGAGATGAACATGAGTCTGTCCAGCAGATACTTGGAGGAACTCAGCCAGAG ATATCGTAAACAGATGGAAGAGATGCAGAAAGCGTTCAATAAGACCATCATCAAGCTGCAAAACACCTCCCGTATTGCTGAGGAACAG GACCAGAAGCAGACAGAGTCCATCCAAGTCCTACAGAGCCAGTTGGAAAACGTCACTAAACTGATGCTCAATCTCACAGCTACAGTCAGCGAGCTGCAGAGAGAG GTATCGGACCGTCAGAGCTACCTGGTGGTCTCTCTGGTTCTGTGTCTATTTCTGGGGATCCTGCTGTGTCTGCAGTGCTGCCGCAGCTCGACCCCCAGCCCCAGCACCAACTCTACTGCTCTTCCCAAGAGCAACCACTACCCCAGCCCCAAGAG ATGCTTCTCCTCTTACGATGACATGAGCCTGAAGCGCAGGGTGACCTGCCCGCTTGTTCGCTCCAAGTCGTTTCACCTGTCCTCTACAGAAG TAGGTCCAGATGACTTGTACATTGTAGAACCTCTAAGGTTTTCTCCAGAGAAAAAG AAAAAACGCTGCAAGGCAAAGTCTTTGGACAAAGTTGAGACTCTGAAGGCATTCGATCCTTCTGCTCTCCTCACTAACGGGGATCCCAAGTTTAACGGCTTCCACCCGTGTCTCCCTGCGCCACCATCCTCAACACCCTCAACACGCCCCctatctcttcctcctcctccacctcctcctcccttgCCTCCTCCCCCTTCAACACCCCAGGAGGGCCCATTATTGTCCCGTCGCGCCTCTAAGGAGTTCCCCTCAGAGACTAGCAGCTGCAGCTCGTCCACCCATTCTGAGGAGTCGTACGCTAGCCGgctcccccctccctctcccgtCTTCCCCGCTGATGGCGTGTGCAACGGCCACGGCCTTTCTTTCCCCCTCAGCCAGCCGGT